The following are from one region of the Oryzias melastigma strain HK-1 linkage group LG22, ASM292280v2, whole genome shotgun sequence genome:
- the myo10l1 gene encoding unconventional myosin-X isoform X2: protein MESFFAEGTRVWVKEKEQLLPATVNSCGDGTLVVTTDYGEVLYLQQAEVTREQVYAMHQTSIDGVEDMSALAELHEAAIMHNLYKRYQDDNIYTNIGSILAAVNPYKQVPGLYDLDRVELYSKHHLGELPPHIFAVANECYRCIWKRHDNQCVLISGESGAGKTESTKLLLQFLSVMSQNSAGTPPSEKTTRVEQAIVQSSPIMEAFGNAKTVYNNNSSRFGKFIQLHFSESGNIQGGCVVDYLLEKNRVVRQNPGERNYHIFYALLAGASKEHKSLYFLEDSAEAFHYLSQSGCLKDKSLNDKELYNMVMEALKVLEFTEEEIRDMFKLLSGVLQLGNIEFMTAGGAQITTKQVVTNASELLGLDAFQLNEVLTQRSIILRGEEICSPLTIEQAIDSRDSVAMALYSQCFSWIILKINQKIKGKENFKSIGILDIFGFENFEVNRFEQFNINYANEKLQEYFNKHIFSLEQLEYNREGVQWDAIDWMDNAECLDLIEKKLGLLALVNEESRFPKGTDFTLLEKLHSRHSTNPYYVKPRVADHQFGIKHYAGEVLYDARGVLEKNRDTFRDDILNMLKDSRLDFIYDLFEKVGSRNNEEKMGTARRKPTVSSQFRDSLHALMATLSASNPFFIRCIKPNMEKNPNVFDPEIVLNQLRYSGMLETVKIRRAGFPVRRTFKDFFSRYKIILKDKVPTAGDDKKRTTDLLFKYDKTKKEWQLGKTKVFMKESLEQRLEKDRDEVRRQAAMIIRAHLLTFSAKKHFKRVRAGVITLQKHLRRHIQRGRFVKQRKAALVLQKHRRGQVARSRVKKLREEKKKREEEEKKKEEEENKKTGEAKQEEAKEDAEKTENKSDDQVRQMEEILQLEREIERLQKKREDEVSQLCESSKQELQLRRDAELKRMKKEASRKATELIDLLNFGGVDPSLGAAEAKPAAEKSPKKARAAAGASKEEDVDEGFHAEEECIPLPDFPPPAESDAPIDQDIFAHLPPPPPAFAEGTVPPAPPVPPTDGTPGGIPPPPPLPPPGDGAAVPPPAPPPPGEEKQKEGAKSETERKVSMVDSLVDGEEPIYSMPADTESDYDQEEEEGSVTAGDDSSVSGSNRGSTAVTDEEHPRKSTCTNASIESYRGSSDSYADSDDEHDGLMDTDEEVTNGRVTLLNGNGPPYFHGYLYMKAGLMIPWRRRWCVLKDETFMWFRSKQESLKSGWLYKKGGGLSTLSRRNWKMRWFVLRDSKLMYYENDSEEKLKGTIDIKAAKEIVDNHEKENALNIVTDERTYQVFAESPEDASGWFKVLSKVRVCTPEQLLDMSHEQANPKNAVGTLDVGLIDSVCASDNPDRPNSFVIITANRVIHCNSDTPEEMHHWISLLQKPKGDARVDGQEFLVRGWLQKEMKTNSKSTSLKLKKRWFVLTHNSLDYYKSSERNSSKMGTLVLNSLCSVIQPDERVHRETGYWNIIVYGRKHSYRLYTKMLNEAMRWTAAIQGVIDSKTPIETPTLQLIRDIKENSVNPEIVEQMYRRNPILRYTQHPLHSPLLPLPYGEVTSLQRQQGYASLQDEAVRVFNSLQEMETLADTVPIIQGILQTCQDLRPLRDEVYCQVIKQTNHVPQPNSPANLAHWHLLTCMSCTFLPSRAILRYLRFHLKRVRERYPGTEIERYAAFVGESLKKTKTREFVPSQEEIAALLVRQEMSTTVYCHGGGSCKISINSHTTAGEVVEKLIRGLAMEDSKNLFSLFEHNSFIDRALESRVIVADVLAKFERLAGSEEEEEEGEWKLYFKLYCFLDVESMPKEGVEFAFMFEQAHESLISGHFPASEETLQHLAALRLQYLHGDGAGRVGWSLGSVYPTGRLRNRILHSTKPGVGAAGGAGGRGSGGIGDGICTIGQGGAGTGTEKRKTPSFLDGTLRRSFKTGSLKKQKAEEEQMLEMWVKEETSATRTSVLEKWTRLQGMPQHQAMLKYMSIIKEWPGYGSTLFDVECKEGGFPHDLWLGVSADNVSVYKRGEPKPLETFQYEHITFFGASQPCTYKIIVDEREMFFETSLVGEITKIMRAYINMMVKKRCSIMSVTSVGSSWAR, encoded by the exons GGTACCCGTGTTTGGGTCAAAGAGAAGGAGCAGCTTCTTCCTGCAACCGTGAACTCCTGTGGAGATGGAACGCTTGTGGTCACTACTGATTATGGAGAG GTGCTTTACCTGCAGCAGGCCGAGGTCACCAGGGAGCAGGTGTACGCCATGCACCAGACCAGCATCGATGGAGTGGAGGACATGTCGGCACTGGCTGAGCTGCACGAGGCCGCCATTATGCACAACCTTTACAAGCGATACCAGGATGATAACATCTAT ACCAATATCGGCAGCATCTTGGCAGCTGTGAACCCATACAAACAGGTCCCAGGTCTGTATGATCTGGACAGGGTCGAGCTCTACTCCAAGCATCACCTCGGTGAACTCCCTCCACATATTTTTGCCGTCGCCAATGAATGCTATCGCTGCATCTGGAAAAGACACGACAACCAGTGTGTCCTCATCAG tggTGAGTCAGGGGCGGGGAAGACGGAGAGCACCAAGTTGCTGCTGCAGTTTTTGTCGGTTATGAGCCAGAACTCTGCCGGGACTCCTCCGTCAGAGAAAACCACCCGCGTGGAGCAGGCCATAGTGCAGAGCAG tccaaTCATGGAGGCTTTTGGTAACGCCAAAACTGTTTACAACAACAACTCCAGTCGGTTTGGGAAATTCATCCAACTTCACTTCTCTGAGAGCGGAAACATCCAAGGAGGCTGTGTGGTGGATT atttACTGGAAAAG AACCGAGTAGTGAGGCAAAACCCTGGAGAGCGAAACTACCACATCTTCTATGCTCTGTTGGCCGGGGCGTCCAAGGAACACAAAA GTCTCTACTTCCTGGAAGATTCTGCAGAGGCGTTCCACTacctcagccaatcaggatgtcTGAAGGATAAGAGCCTAAATGACAAAGAGCTGTACAACATGGTTATG GAGGCGCTGAAGGTTTTAGAGTTTACAGAGGAGGAGATCAGGGACATGTTCAAGCTGCTGTCTGGCGTCCTGCAGCTCGGCAACATTGAGTTCATGACTGCAGGAGGAGCCCAGATTACCACCAAACAAG TTGTCACTAATGCTAGCGAGCTGCTGGGTCTGGACGCCTTCCAGTTGAACGAAGTCCTTACTCAGCGCTCCATAATCCTCAGAGGAGAAGAAATCTGCTCCCCTCTCACGATCGAGCAG GCCATTGACTCCAGGGACTCCGTTGCCATGGCGCTGTATTCCCAGTGTTTCTCATGGATCATCTTGAAGATAAATCAGAAGATCAAAGGGAAGGAAAACTTCAAATCCATCGGCATCCTTGACATCTTTGGATTTGAGAACTTTGAG GTGAATCGGTTTGAGCAGTTTAACATCAATTATGCCAATGAGAAGCTTCAGGAATATTTCAACAAACACATCTTCTCCTTGGAGCAGCTGGAGTACAACAG GGAAGGTGTTCAGTGGGACGCGATTGACTGGATGGATAATGCTGAATGTCTTGATCTGATAGAAAAG AAACTGGGCTTGTTGGCTTTGGTGAATGAAGAAAGCAGATTCCCCAAAGGAACAGACTTTACTCTGCTGGAGAAGCTGCACAGTCGACACTCT acaaaCCCATATTATGTGAAGCCCAGAGTTGCTGATCATCAGTTTGGGATAAAGCATTATGCTGGAGAG gtcctgtaCGATGCCAGAGGAGTCCTGGAGAAGAACAGAGACACTTTCAGGGATGAcatcctgaacatgctgaaggACAGCAG ATTGGACTTCATCTATGACTTGTTTGAGAAAGTTGGCAGTCGGAACAACGAGGAGAAGATGGGAACAGCCAGACGCAAACCCACAGTGAGCTCCCAGTTCAGG GACTCCCTTCATGCTCTCATGGCAACACTAAGTGCATCCAACCCTTTTTTCATTCGCTGCATCAAACCCAACAtggaaaag aATCCGAATGTATTTGACCCAGAAATCGTCCTGAACCAGCTGAGATATTCTGGGATGTTGGAGACGGTGAAGATCCGTCGAGCTGGCTTTCCCGTTCGCAGAACTTTCAAAGATTTCTTCTCAAG GTATAAGATCATTTTGAAAGACAAAGTTCCCACAGCGGGAGATGACAAGAAAAGAACCacagatttattatttaaatatgataaaacaaagaaagagtGGCAGTTGGGGAAGACTAAG GTGTTCATGAAAGAGTCTTTGGAGCAGCGACTAGAGAAGGACAGGGATGAAGTCCGGCGTCAGGCTGCCATGATAATTCGAGCTCACCTGCTGACTTTCTCTGCAAA GAAGCATTTTAAGCGGGTGCGCGCCGGCGTCATCACCCTACAGAAACACCTCCGGAGGCACATCCAACGCGGACGGTTCGTGAAGCAGCGGAAGGCGGCGCTGGTGCTGCAGAAACACAGGCGAGGTCAAGTGGCCCGTTCCCGTGTCAAAAAGCTgagagaggagaagaagaagagggaggaggaggagaagaagaaagaggaggaggagaataAGAAGACGGGAGAAGCGAAGCAAGAGGAGGCGAAAGAAGATGCagagaagacagaaaacaaatccGAT GATCAAGTTCGTCAGATGGAGGAGATCCTTCAGCTTGAGAGGGAGATTGAGCGCCTGCAGAAGAAGCGAGAGGACGAGGTGTCGCAGCTCTGCGAGTCCTCcaagcaggagctgcagctgcgTCGAGACGCCGAGCTCAAACGGATGAAGAAGGAGGCCTCCCGCAAAGCCACCGAACTCATCGACCTCCTCAATTTTGGGGGCGTGGATCCATCTCTGGGAGCTGCCGAGGCAAAGCCCGCTGCAGAGAAGAGCCCCAAAAAAGCCAGAGCGGCTGCTGGTGCGTCCAAGGAGGAGGACGTGGACGAAGGTTTTCATGCTGAGGAGGAGTGCATTCCTTTACCTGACTTTCCTCCTCCTGCCGAGTCTGATGCTCCGATTGATCAGGACATTTTCGCTCAcctgcctcctcctccacctgcttTTGCAGAGGGAACAGTACCCCCTGCACCCCCAGTTCCTCCCACAGATGGCACACCAGGTGggattcctcctcctcctcctttaccTCCACCTGGAGATGGTGCTGCTGTCCCTCCTCCAGCCCCACCGCCCCCTggagaagaaaagcagaaagaagGAGCCAAGTCAGAGACAGAAAGGAAAGTGAGCATGGTGGACAGCCTGGTGGACGGAGAGGAGCCGATCTACAGCATGCCGGCCGACACGGAGTCCGACTACgaccaggaggaagaggaggggtcGGTCACCGCTGGAGACGACAGTTCTGTCTCTGGAAGCAATCGTGGGAGCACGGCGGTGACGGATGAGGAGCACCCGAGGAAGTCGACCTGCACCAACGCCAGCATCGAGTCGTACAGAGGGAGCTCTGACTCT TACGCAGACAGTGATGATGAACACGATGGTCTGATGGACACAGATGAAGAAGTGACAAACGGGAGAGTGACTTTGCTTAACGGAAACGGGCCGCCTTATTTCCACGGCTACCTCTACATGAAAG ctggcctgatGATCCCATGGCGGAGGCGTTGGTGTGTGCTTAAGGATGAGACTTTCATGTGGTTCCGGTCCAAACAAGAGTCTCTGAAGTCTGGCTGGCTCTACAAGAAAGGAGGAGGGCTCTCCACTCTGTCACGGAG GAACTGGAAGATGCGCTGGTTCGTACTCAGAGACAGCAAGCTGATGTACTATGAGAACGACAGTGAGGAAAAGCTTAAAGGGACTATCGACATTAAAGCAGCCAA AGAGATCGTAGATAACCACGAGAAGGAGAACGCCCTGAACATTGTGACAGATGAGAGGACGTATCAGGTGTTTGCTGAGTCGCCAGAGGATGCgag TGGGTGGTTTAAAGTGCTTAGCAAGGTGCGAGTGTGCACTCCTGAACAGCTGCTGGACATGTCCCACGAGCAGGCCAACCCCAAAAATGCTgtg ggaACTCTGGATGTTGGATTGATTGACTCCGTTTGTGCGTCAGACAACCCAGACCG GCCCAATTCTTTTGTCATCATCACGGCCAACCGTGTGATTCACTGCAATAGTGACACGCCGGAAGAGATGCATCATTGGATCAGTCTACTACAGAAGCCCAAAGGAGATGCTCGGGTTGACGGACAAGAGTTCCTAGTCAGAG GCTGGCTCCAAAAGGAGATGAAGACAAACTCTAAAAGCACTTCCCTGAAGCTGAAGAAACGCTGGTTTGTCTTGACCCACAACTCCCTGGATTACTACAAGAGCTCTGAGCGAAACTCCTCAAAGATGGGAACTCTGGTGCTTAATTCCCTCTGCTCCGTCATTCAGCCGGATGAGCGAGTGCACAGGGAAACAG GATACTGGAACATCATAGTGTACGGCAGAAAGCATTCCTACCGCCTTTATACCAAGATGCTGAATGAGGCCATGAGGTGGACAGCTGCAATCCAGGGGGTCATCGACAGCAAGACCCCAATAGAAACTCCCACTTTGCAGctcatcagagacattaag GAGAACAGCGTCAACCCAGAAATAGTGGAGCAGATGTACAGGAGGAACCCCATCCTCAGATACACTCAGCATCCTCTGCACTCCCCGCTTCTGCCGCTCCCCTATGGAGAGGTCACCAGCT TGCAAAGGCAACAGGGCTATGCCAGCCTGCAGGATGAGGCAGTGAGAGTTTTCAACTCACTGCAGGAGATGGAGACGCTGGCAGACACGGTGCCCATCATCCAGGGCATCCTGCAGACCTGCCAGGACCTTCGACCTCTTAGGGATGAG gtttattgtCAGGTGATCAAACAGACCAATCACGTGCCTCAGCCGAACAGCCCAGCCAATCTTGCACACTGGCACCTCCTCACCTGCATGAGCTGCACCTTCCTACCAAGCCGAGCCATCCTGAGATACCTCCGCTTCCACCTCAAGAG GGTACGCGAGCGTTACCCCGGAACAGAGATTGAACGCTATGCCGCTTTTGTCGGGGAATCCTTAAAGAAGACCAAGACTCGTGAGTTTGTCCCGTCGCAGGAGGAGATCGCCGCCCTGCTGGTGAGGCAGGAGATGAGCACCACGGTGTACTGCCACGGAGGAGGCTCCTGCAAGATCTCCATCAACTCGCACACCACTGCTGGAGAG GTTGTTGAGAAGCTGATCAGAGGTCTGGCTATGGAGGACAGCAAGAAcctgttttctctgtttgaaCACAACTCCTTCATAGATCGAGCTCTGGAGAGCAGAGTGATTGTGGCCGACGTTCTGGCCAAGTTTGAAAG GCTGGCAGGCAgcgaagaagaagaggaggaaggagagtGGAAACTGTACTTCAAACTCTACTGCTTCTTAGATGTGGAGAGCATGCCCAAAGAGGGCGTGGAGTTTGCATTCATGTTTGAACAA GCTCATGAGTCTTTGATAAGTGGTCACTTCCCAGCCTCAGAGGAGACTCTGCAGCACTTGGCGGCTCTACGCCTCCAGTATCTCCATGGAGACGGAGCAGGCCGGGTCGGATGGAGCCTGGGAAGCGTGTATCCCACCGGACGCCTTCGCAATCGGATCCTGCATTCCACCAAACCGGGTGTTGGTGCAGCGGGTGGAGCCGGAGGACGGGGGAGTGGGGGGATAGGAGATGGAATATGCACGATAGGACAGGGCGGAGCTGGGACGGGCACGGAGAAGCGAAAGACTCCCAGCTTCCTGGACGGCACCCTCAGGAGAAGTTTCAAAACAGGGTCGCtgaagaagcagaag GCGGAGGAGGAGCAAATGCTGGAGATGTGGGTCAAGGAGGAAACTTCTGCCACGCGAACAAGTGTTCTGGAGAAGTGGACCCGTCTGCAAGGCATGCCGCAGCACCAGGCCATGCTTAAATACATGAGCATCATTAAGGAGTGGCCCGGCTATGGGTCTACTTTGTTTGATGTGGAG TGTAAAGAAGGAGGTTTCCCTCATGACCTGTGGCTGGGTGTGAGTGCTGATAACGTGTCGGTGTATAAACGAGGTGAACCCAAACCTCTGGAGACTTTCCAGTACGAACACATCACCTTCTTTGGAGCTTCACAGCCCTGCACCTATAAGATCATTGTGGATGAGAGGGAGATGTTTTTCGAGACTTCATTG GTTGGAGAAATCACCAAGATCATGAGAGCGTACATCAACATGATGGTGAAGAAGCGCTGTAGCATCATGTCTGTAACCAGCGTTGGCAGTTCTTGGGCCAGGTGA